DNA from Mucilaginibacter mallensis:
GAAGAGGTAGAGGAAATTACCGGTACCGCCATTAATGAGCGCATCCCCGATAAGGTTTTGCAAATGGCTGATGAGGTGGTGAACATTGACCTTACCGCCGATGAACTGATAACCCGCTTAAAAGACGGTAAAATATACGACGAGAAAAAAGTGCCGCTGGCGCTGAACAATTTCTTCCAATCTGAAAAGATATTGCAGTTACGTGAGCTGGCCCTGCGCGAAGTGGCACACCAGGTGGAGCGAAAAATTGATATCGAGGTACCCAAAACTATAAAATTACGCCCCGAACTTTTCCTGGGCTGCATCAGTACCAACGAGGAATCGGCTAAAATAATTATTCGTAAAACTGCCCGGCTGGCTTCTTATTACCGCTCAAAATGGTATATATTGTATGTACAGCGCTCCAACGAGAGCAGTGATAAGATCAACCTGGCATCACAGCGACACCTCATTAATAACATGAAACTGGCCACCCAGTTAGGCGGCGAGGTTATCAAGGTAAAAAGCGATGAAATAGCAAAATCAATATGGGAAACCGCCGAAAAATACGATATCACCACCATATGTATTGGTAAGCCTCGCTTTAAATTCTACCAGCTGGTAATGCGTACCGCTGTATTTACTCAACTACTAAATAAAATGTCGAAAACAAATATCGACCTGGTAATACTATCATGAATATAAAAAATAAACTCCGCGCCGGCATAGGTTTCCTTTTCCTGATGGCGCTTATTAGTTCGGGGATGGCCGATTATTATTTAACCCGCCTCTCCAACGATTCAAAAGCTATTTTAAAAGATAACTACCGCTCACTTGTCTATGCTAAAAATATTCAGCAGGCGCTTGATTATCCAACGTCGGTAAATACAGCTACCAAATTGCAAATCATCGAAGCCAACGTAAGCAAGGAAGAGCAAAACATTACCGAACCTGGTGAAGGGCAGCTGGCTGATTCGCTGCGCGGTAATTTTGAACAATACAAGCTCTCGCTAAACAATCAACAAGCTATTAACGGGCTAAACATCAAGATGCGTAATGTGCTGTACAACATTATGCAATTAAACATGGCCGGTATTGAACGCAGGAATGCTATTGCACAGGATACGGCAGATAAAGGCATCATACTGGTATCGCTAATTGGCTCGCTTTGTTTTTTAATAGCTTTTAGCTTTGTGTGGAATTTCCCCGGTTACATAGCTAACCCGGTAAAGGAGCTGATACAGGGTATAAAAGAGATTGCCAACAAAAACTATAACAAACGTCTTATTTTTCCTGTCAAGGATGAATTTGGTGACCTGGCCGATGCTTTTAACCAGATGGCAGGCAAGCTTAATGAATATGAAAACAGCAACCTGGCCAGTATCATTTTTGAGAAAAGAAGGATAGAAACCATTATCAATTCAATGCATGATGCTATTATCGGCATTGATGATAAGATGTTTATTATCTTTGCCAACAAAGTGGCCTGTACCCTAATTGGTTTGCCTGAAGATAAGCTCACGGCGCAATATGCGCCAAACATAGCAATGGAAAATGATCTGCTACGTAATATGTTATTTGTAGATCAGCATAAGATGAAAATATTTGCTGATAACCGCGAAAGTTATTTTGAAAAGGAAGTGCTGGAGGTAACCAATGATTACAAGGTTATAGGCAAGGTTATTATCCTTAAAAATATAACTGATTTTCAGCAGCTTAACGATGCAAAAACAACGTTTATAGCCACTATTTCGCACGAGCTAAAGACTCCGTTGTCATCAATTAAGATGAGCCTTAAATTATTGGAGGATGCACGTGTAGGCGAGATCAACACTGAGCAAAAACAATTATTAAAAAACATTGATGATGATACGCACCGCCTGCTGCACATAACAGCCGAACTGCTGGATGCGGCGCAGGTTGAAACAGGCAAGATTAATCTGAATTTTGGCAGCACTCATCCAAAAAACATTGTAAGTTATGCCGTGCAGGCCATCAAATCGCTGGCAGACCAAAAAGAACTCACCATAGCCATTGACTGCCCTGATACCCTGCCAAATGTTATGGCCGACCTGGATAAAACCACCTGGGTGCTCATCAATCTGTTATCAAACGCAGTAAAATACAGCCCAACAAAGTCGACCATTAACCTCGACGTTAAAAAGAGTAAGAACAACATTATAGAATTTTCAGTGAAGGACTCAGGTCAGGGTATTGACGAAAAATACCTTGCCAGAATTTTTGAACGCTATTTCAGGATCCCCGGTGCCGCGGCCGACAAAACCGGCACTGGTTTAGGTTTAGCTATAGCCAAAGATTTTATTGAGGCGCAAGGCGGTACCATAGGCGTTGAAAGCGAAGCAGGCGAAGGAAGCCGTTTTTACTTCAGCCTTAATATTAACAACACCTAATAAAAAGCATAAAACAAAAAGTAACATCAACAAAAAGTAAGTACAATTCAAACAAACAAAAAGTAAAAAAATGAACCCCCATCTTAAGAAAGTCACGGCGGCCGGATTGCTGATCACCCTAGGCATCATATTCGGCGATATAGGAACATCGCCCCTGTATGTTT
Protein-coding regions in this window:
- a CDS encoding histidine kinase → MIPEKEQSVKHFLELIKKSRRGKFKIYIGMSAGVGKSYRMLQEAQALMRSGIDVKIGYIETHKRKETEEQLEGLSIIPRRKLFYKGKELDEMDLNAILNLRPEVVVVDELAHTNIEGSQNEKRWQDVMTILNAGINVISAVNIQHIESLNEEVEEITGTAINERIPDKVLQMADEVVNIDLTADELITRLKDGKIYDEKKVPLALNNFFQSEKILQLRELALREVAHQVERKIDIEVPKTIKLRPELFLGCISTNEESAKIIIRKTARLASYYRSKWYILYVQRSNESSDKINLASQRHLINNMKLATQLGGEVIKVKSDEIAKSIWETAEKYDITTICIGKPRFKFYQLVMRTAVFTQLLNKMSKTNIDLVILS
- a CDS encoding HAMP domain-containing sensor histidine kinase, with the translated sequence MNIKNKLRAGIGFLFLMALISSGMADYYLTRLSNDSKAILKDNYRSLVYAKNIQQALDYPTSVNTATKLQIIEANVSKEEQNITEPGEGQLADSLRGNFEQYKLSLNNQQAINGLNIKMRNVLYNIMQLNMAGIERRNAIAQDTADKGIILVSLIGSLCFLIAFSFVWNFPGYIANPVKELIQGIKEIANKNYNKRLIFPVKDEFGDLADAFNQMAGKLNEYENSNLASIIFEKRRIETIINSMHDAIIGIDDKMFIIFANKVACTLIGLPEDKLTAQYAPNIAMENDLLRNMLFVDQHKMKIFADNRESYFEKEVLEVTNDYKVIGKVIILKNITDFQQLNDAKTTFIATISHELKTPLSSIKMSLKLLEDARVGEINTEQKQLLKNIDDDTHRLLHITAELLDAAQVETGKINLNFGSTHPKNIVSYAVQAIKSLADQKELTIAIDCPDTLPNVMADLDKTTWVLINLLSNAVKYSPTKSTINLDVKKSKNNIIEFSVKDSGQGIDEKYLARIFERYFRIPGAAADKTGTGLGLAIAKDFIEAQGGTIGVESEAGEGSRFYFSLNINNT